The Xenorhabdus poinarii G6 nucleotide sequence TGGGATCCAGGCATGTGGTGCAATATTTTTAGCGTAAGTGCTATTTTTGGTGAGAGGTGATTCCCCTGTGATATCAACATCGGGATTAACGTACACCACACCGCCAGAGAATGATGGTCGGTCAAATAAGGTCATGGCCGCGGGGTTACGACTTCCTACGGAAGCGTTGTCTGCAACGACCCCCGCCCCCGAAAATGCGCGACCTAATCCTGATGATGAATATTCATTCAATTGAAAACCGGCAGCACTAGCATTAGATGAAATCACTGCAACCGCCACTGCTAATGCTGAACGTGTAAATAGGTTTTTCTGGCTCATAACCAAAACCTCATTGTTTAATTATTATTAACATGCTACTCAAGTAGCTGAGAGCGCGGGATTGTAGAGTCGATTTGTTTTAATGACAAATCAGACCAGTGCACGAAGTATAGGCTCAATAATATAATATGTTGCAATAATGTTTTCTAAATATAACGAAAATGATTGCCAAATTGAGACTTGTGTAACAAAAAGTCGACAATATTTGTTATCCAAATGTGAACAAATTCTTATGGACGTGGTGAGATCAATAAATGGTGAAATAAATGGCCTCAGACAGCGTCAGCGCTGGTTATTGGCAAGTAAGAGGACGTAAAATGATGAGTCAGTTTTTATGGTTGGAGAAAAAAATGTCTGATGCGATTAACCGTTGTCGTGCCGAAGAAACGGCTGCCTGTTGTTGTGTTGACGTTGGCACAATCATTGATAATGAAGATTGTAGCGCTTCTTACCAGTGTGTTTTTGCCAGTGGACAGGATGCTGAATTAATGCTTAATGCTTTGATAAAAAAGGCAAAAGAAGTGGAGTCTGAACCATGTATTATACGCCATAGCATGAAAGCACTGGAGGGGAAAATACAGTTATCTGCCGATTTTACCTTTAGTTGTCAGGCTGAAGCACTCATTTTTCAGTTGAGCTTGCGTTAATTCTTCCTGAACAATCGTTTTCTCACTGTTTGAGACCACAAAATAGTGAGAAAACGCAGGTAAACCATGATAAATACCAACCCGTTATCTTCATTTTTGTCGCCTATTCTTCATCCATACAGTATAAATTATAACTAACTTAAAGTTGAGTTTGTTCTCATTTTTAGTTTATTCATGTTTGCTATTTCCCAACATTGCGTTAACAATGCTGATCAGGTCTGACCTCTTGTGAGGTGAGTCAATATTTTTAATCAATCAATTGATTTAGTTAATGATAATGATTAGGAGTTGCTATGGGTCGTTCTTCAACACAAGTCATCATGCCAAAGGAACGTGTCGCTATTGTCAGCGGATTGCGCATTCCTTTTGCGAAACAGGCAACTTTCTACCACGGTATTCCGGCTGTTGACTTGGGAAAAGCTGTCGTAAGTGAACTGGTTATTAGGAGCGGTTTGTCGCCAGAGAAGATCGACCAATTAGTGTTTGGGCAAGTGGTACAAATGCCAGAAGCGCCGAATATTGCCAGAGAAATTGTTTTAGGGGCTGGCTTAAGTGTCAATACGGATGCCTACAGTGTTTCTCGTGCCTGTGCGACCAGCTTTCAGGCCATTGCAAACGTGGCTGAAAGTATTATGGCGGGAACGATTAATGTGGGGATCGCGGGCGGAGCTGATTCCTCATCCGTTTTGCCTATCGGCGTGACCAAATCTTTAGCCCGCACGTTAGTTGATCTGAACAAAGCCAAAAATTTCTCCCAAAGATTAAAATTATTCAGCCGATTGAAATTGCGGGATTTACTGCCTGTCTCCCCGGCCGTTGCCGAGTATTCTACCGGATTGAGGATGGGGGATACCGCAGAACAGATGGCAAAAACCTATCATATCAGTCGTGAGGATCAGGATACGTTGGCACATCGCTCCCATGTCTTGGCGGCTAAAGCCTGGGAACGGGGTGTGTTCAAAGAAGAAGTGGTATCGGCCTATTTTCCGCCATACAGCAAAACGTTGGCAGAAGATAACAACATTAGAAAAAGTTCCACTCTGGCTTCTTATGCTAAGTTGCGTCCGGCCTTCGATCGTAAACATGGCTCAGTCACGGCGGCAAACAGTACCCCCCTGACGGATGGCGCGGCTGCCGTGATGCTAATGTGTGAATCGGTTGCGAAAGAACTGGGTATGATCCCTCTGGGGTATTTACGGAGTTACGCGTTTTCTGCAATTGATGTTTGGCAGGATATGTTACTGGGCCCCTCCTATGCAACGCCACTGGCTCTGGATCGTGCTGGTATCACACTGAATGAACTGACGCTTATCGACATGCATGAAGCGTTTGCCGCGCAAACATTGACGAATTTAAACATGTTTGCCAGTGAAAAGTTTGCCCGTGAAAAATTAGGGCGTACTCAGGCAATAGGTGAAGTGGATATGGATAAATTCAATGTATTAGGGGGATCAATTGCCTATGGACACCCATTCGCGGCAACTGGCGCCAGAATGGTGACTCAGACATTGAACGAGTTGCGTCGCCGCGGTGGTGGGTTGGGGTTAACGACAGCTTGTGCTGCGGGTGGTTTGGGGGCGGCAATGGTATTGGAGGTAGAATAATGGTTCAGACTGAAAAAGAAACGGTTATGCCAGCAATGCAACCAGAGCAATCGGCATTCAAGTTTTCTGTCCGGGAGGATAAGGTGGGGATCATCACCTTTGACGTGCCAGGCGAAAGAGTGAATACATTGAAAGCCGAATGTGTTGAACAGTTTTTGTTAATGTTCGAAAAAGCGCAACACGTTTCGGGTTTGAAAGGTTTGGTTATCCTGTCCGGTAAGCCTGATAGCTTCATTGCGGGTGCCGATATCAGCATGATCGCGGGCTGTCAGACTCAGGAAGACGCCACCGCATTGGCTGAAAAAGGCCAAAAACTCTTTGCGCAGATTGCTCATTATCCTTTACCGGTTGTCGCCGCCATTCATGGGGCATGTTTAGGTGGTGGGCTGGAATTGGCCTTGGCATGTCACGCGCGGATTTGCTCTTTGGATGAGAAAACACGTCTTGGTTTGCCGGAAGTTCAGCTTGGGTTGTTACCGGGTTCAGGCGGAACACAGAGATTGCCCCGTTTGATTGGTATCAGTGCGGCTTTGGATATGATATTGACCGGTCGTCAGCTTAAAGCGAAACAAGCACAGCGGCTAGGTGTTGTCGATGACACGGTTCCTGCCGATATCTTGCTGGATGTTGCCGTGCAATATGTGAAAAAAGGGGCGGTGAAACGTAAGCCATTAGCATGGTCACAGCGTTTGTTGGCAAGTCCACTGGGCAGACCGTTGTTATTCCCGATGGTTTATAAAAAAACGCGGGAAAAAACACGAGGTCATTATCCGGCAGCGGAGAAAATCATTAGTGTGATCCGGGCGGGATTGGAAAAAGGCGCAGAAAAAGGTTTTCAGCTTGAAGCCAAAGCATTTGGTGAGTTGGCCATGACACAGGAATCAGAAGCATTACGTAGTCTGTTTTTTGCGTCTACTGCGTTAAAAAATGAAACCGGTTCTTCAGCGCGACCCGCAGAGATTAAAAATGTGGGACTCCTGGGCGGCGGCTTGATGGGAGGGGGGATTGCCAATGTCACCATAACGCGGGGCAATCTGCCGGTTCGTATTAAAGATATTAATGAAAAAGGCATTAATCAGGCATTCAAATATACCTGGGATCGCCTTTCTAAGCGAGTGAAACAGCGTCGTTTGACATCAAGTGAGCGCACTCGTCAGATGTCTCTCCTGACAGGCACTCTCGATTACCGTGGTTTTCAGCAAGTGGATATTGTTGTCGAAGCGGTATTTGAAGATTTGGTTCTGAAACGCAAAATGGTTGCTGAAAT carries:
- a CDS encoding YfcZ/YiiS family protein, whose amino-acid sequence is MSDAINRCRAEETAACCCVDVGTIIDNEDCSASYQCVFASGQDAELMLNALIKKAKEVESEPCIIRHSMKALEGKIQLSADFTFSCQAEALIFQLSLR
- the fadI gene encoding acetyl-CoA C-acyltransferase FadI, producing the protein MGRSSTQVIMPKERVAIVSGLRIPFAKQATFYHGIPAVDLGKAVVSELVIRSGLSPEKIDQLVFGQVVQMPEAPNIAREIVLGAGLSVNTDAYSVSRACATSFQAIANVAESIMAGTINVGIAGGADSSSVLPIGVTKSLARTLVDLNKAKNFSQRLKLFSRLKLRDLLPVSPAVAEYSTGLRMGDTAEQMAKTYHISREDQDTLAHRSHVLAAKAWERGVFKEEVVSAYFPPYSKTLAEDNNIRKSSTLASYAKLRPAFDRKHGSVTAANSTPLTDGAAAVMLMCESVAKELGMIPLGYLRSYAFSAIDVWQDMLLGPSYATPLALDRAGITLNELTLIDMHEAFAAQTLTNLNMFASEKFAREKLGRTQAIGEVDMDKFNVLGGSIAYGHPFAATGARMVTQTLNELRRRGGGLGLTTACAAGGLGAAMVLEVE
- the fadJ gene encoding fatty acid oxidation complex subunit alpha FadJ → MVQTEKETVMPAMQPEQSAFKFSVREDKVGIITFDVPGERVNTLKAECVEQFLLMFEKAQHVSGLKGLVILSGKPDSFIAGADISMIAGCQTQEDATALAEKGQKLFAQIAHYPLPVVAAIHGACLGGGLELALACHARICSLDEKTRLGLPEVQLGLLPGSGGTQRLPRLIGISAALDMILTGRQLKAKQAQRLGVVDDTVPADILLDVAVQYVKKGAVKRKPLAWSQRLLASPLGRPLLFPMVYKKTREKTRGHYPAAEKIISVIRAGLEKGAEKGFQLEAKAFGELAMTQESEALRSLFFASTALKNETGSSARPAEIKNVGLLGGGLMGGGIANVTITRGNLPVRIKDINEKGINQAFKYTWDRLSKRVKQRRLTSSERTRQMSLLTGTLDYRGFQQVDIVVEAVFEDLVLKRKMVAEIEENTGSETIFASNTSSLPIHKIAEMATRPEKVIGLHYFSPVDKMPLVEVIPHEGTSEKTIATAVALAKKQGKTAIVVGDKAGFYVNRILAPYINEASYCLVEGEPIEHIDNALVNFGFPIGPINLLDEVGIDVGTKIIPILVEQLGNRFAAPAILDAILKDDRKGKKNGRGFYSYKSKQASFWPFGKKSQREVDASIYALLKIKPAVKMLPADIAQRCVMLMLNEAVRCLDEGIIRSPRDGDIGAVFGIGFPPFLGGPFRYLDKLGSEKVVEILRRLEAQYGERFSPCERLVQMADQKKTFYA